A window from Shimia isoporae encodes these proteins:
- a CDS encoding glycosyltransferase family A protein, producing MAQTYIISLSSIPPRFGQLGATLESLLAQSVPAERVILYLSRQYQRFPQWDGELPEVPDGVEIRLVDEDYGPATKILPAVRDFAGGDVEILFCDDDQVYPKHLARQLLKERARRPNDVVSVSGMSTYPAMDGERRSIPRPQRLRLWRTTNLRWQFVRLWRRAKSRYFGVEYVQPTCRLTLRKGYADGLEGFMGVMVRPEFFPPEVFEIPEFAWSVDDVWLSGHLARSGHKIWITGGLFDPVLTPLRKPSHLDETALNQNVVGGWERDAANLETVRFFQRTYGIWD from the coding sequence GTGGCACAGACTTATATCATTTCCCTCTCTTCCATCCCGCCTCGGTTCGGGCAGCTGGGTGCAACGCTCGAAAGCCTTTTGGCGCAGTCGGTGCCTGCAGAACGCGTGATCCTTTACTTGTCGCGGCAGTATCAGAGGTTCCCGCAGTGGGATGGCGAATTGCCCGAAGTGCCGGACGGCGTGGAGATCCGGCTGGTGGACGAGGATTACGGGCCCGCCACCAAAATTTTGCCGGCTGTCAGAGATTTTGCCGGCGGGGATGTTGAAATCCTGTTCTGCGACGACGATCAGGTCTATCCGAAACACTTGGCGCGGCAGTTGCTTAAGGAACGTGCCCGGCGGCCGAACGACGTGGTGTCCGTCAGCGGTATGAGTACCTATCCGGCAATGGATGGAGAAAGGCGGAGTATACCGCGCCCGCAACGTTTGCGCCTGTGGCGGACGACCAATTTGCGTTGGCAGTTTGTGCGGCTGTGGCGTCGGGCAAAGTCGCGGTACTTCGGCGTGGAGTATGTGCAGCCAACCTGCCGCCTGACATTGCGAAAAGGATATGCCGACGGTCTGGAAGGCTTCATGGGCGTGATGGTGCGGCCTGAGTTTTTTCCGCCGGAAGTCTTTGAAATTCCAGAATTCGCATGGTCAGTAGACGACGTGTGGTTGTCGGGACATCTGGCACGCAGCGGGCACAAGATCTGGATCACAGGTGGCCTGTTCGATCCGGTTCTGACCCCCTTGCGGAAACCATCTCACCTTGATGAGACGGCGCTGAACCAGAATGTGGTTGGTGGGTGGGAGCGCGATGCCGCGAACCTTGAAACCGTGCGGTTTTTTCAGCGCACGTACGGGATTTGGGATTGA
- a CDS encoding glycosyltransferase family 2 protein, translated as MYVITLSAIPSRFDSMIPTLELLVNQRPKPEAVILYVPRRFRRFPDWEGNLPEVPRGVEIRRVEEDLGPATKILPALHEFAGHDMSILFCDDDIHYRQGWARGFLRAAKRKPGCAIALAGQQVGKFHDKAVSSEWLPRAVRQWVITDLEYHLRNRIERARIARGKARFHRVGRRIYLRGGYSDILQGYAGALVRPEQFAPEVFDVPDEARHVDDIWLSGMLAKAGTPIWTPGLMREPDVRLSGHAADALHQTDVDGLGRNAQNARAIDYLREHHGVWC; from the coding sequence ATGTATGTGATCACCCTGTCAGCCATTCCATCGCGGTTTGACTCAATGATCCCGACGCTGGAGTTGTTGGTGAACCAGCGGCCAAAACCAGAGGCGGTTATCCTCTATGTACCTCGACGTTTTCGGCGATTTCCTGACTGGGAGGGGAATTTGCCCGAAGTTCCACGAGGCGTGGAAATTCGTCGAGTTGAAGAAGACCTCGGGCCTGCGACTAAGATTTTGCCCGCCCTGCATGAGTTCGCAGGGCACGATATGAGTATCCTGTTTTGCGATGATGACATCCATTATCGACAGGGTTGGGCGCGAGGCTTTCTGCGGGCAGCGAAACGCAAGCCGGGATGTGCAATTGCCCTTGCTGGTCAACAGGTTGGCAAGTTCCATGATAAAGCTGTTTCCAGTGAATGGTTGCCTCGGGCGGTGCGGCAATGGGTGATCACTGACCTGGAATACCACCTGCGCAACCGGATCGAGCGGGCTCGAATTGCACGAGGCAAGGCGCGGTTTCATCGCGTGGGCCGCCGGATTTATCTACGGGGCGGTTATTCGGATATTTTGCAAGGTTATGCCGGCGCTCTCGTGCGGCCGGAGCAGTTTGCGCCTGAGGTTTTTGATGTGCCCGACGAGGCGCGTCATGTGGATGATATTTGGCTGTCTGGCATGCTGGCTAAGGCGGGAACACCCATCTGGACACCAGGTTTGATGCGGGAGCCGGATGTGCGGCTCTCAGGGCATGCGGCGGATGCGTTGCATCAGACCGATGTGGATGGGCTGGGACGCAACGCTCAGAATGCGCGAGCGATTGACTATTTGCGCGAACACCATGGAGTTTGGTGTTAA
- a CDS encoding pyruvate carboxylase: protein MTDFQKILIANRGEIAIRVMRAANEMGKKTVAVFAEEDKLGLHRFKADEAYRIGEGLGPVAAYLSIDEIIRVAKESGADAIHPGYGLLSENPDFVDACEANGITFIGPKAATMRALGDKASARKVAIEAGVPVIPATEVLGDDMDAIKKEAAEIGYPLMLKASWGGGGRGMRPIFSEDEVEEKVLEGRREAEAAFGNGEGYLEKMITRARHVEVQILGDQQGNIYHLYERDCSVQRRNQKVVERAPAPYLSEAQREEICELGRKICAHVNYECAGTVEFLMDMETGKFYFIEVNPRVQVEHTVTEEVTGIDIVQAQILIAEGKSIAEATGKASQYDIRLNGHALQTRITTEDPQNNFIPDYGRITAYRSATGMGIRLDGGTAYSGGVITRYYDSLLVKVTAHAPTPEKAIARMDRALREFRIRGVSTNIAFVENLLKHPTFLNNQYTTKFIDETDDLFNFKKRRDRGTKVLTYIADISVNGHPETTDRPAPAADLKEPVAPAKKAEPAYGTRNLLEEKGAQAVADWMKAQKQLLLTDTTMRDGHQSLLATRMRSIDMIKVAPTYASNLPQLFSVECWGGATFDVAYRFLQECPWQRLRDLRAAMPNLMTQMLLRASNGVGYTNYPDNVVQEFVRQAAETGVDVFRVFDSLNWVENMRVAMDAVVESGKVCEGTICYTGDLLDPNRAKYDINYYVSMAKELEAAGAHILGLKDMAGLLKPASARVLVKALKEEVGLPIHFHTHDTSGIAGATILAAAEAGVDAVDAAMDAFSGGTSQPCLGSIVEATRNTDRDTGLDIKAVREVSDYWEGVRAQYAAFESGLAAPASEVYLHEMPGGQFTNLKAQARSLGLEEKWSEVAQTYADVNQMFGDIVKVTPSSKVVGDMALMMVSQGLTREEVEDPKTELAFPDSVVDMMRGNLGQPHGGFPSAIIDKVLKGEKPNLERPGKHLKPVDLEETRAEVSKELEGFDVDDEDLNGYLMYPKVFLDYMGRHRQYGPVRALPTRTFFYGMEPGEEITAEIDPGKTLEIRLQAIGETDENGEVKVFFELNGQPRVIRVPNRLVKASTAARPKAELGNKNHIGAPMPGVVASVAVSVGQEVKEGDMLLTIEAMKMETGIHAEQDAKVKAVHITPGGQIDAKDLLIELE from the coding sequence ATGACCGATTTTCAGAAAATCCTGATCGCCAACCGCGGTGAAATTGCCATCCGCGTGATGCGCGCCGCAAACGAAATGGGCAAAAAGACCGTTGCGGTCTTTGCCGAGGAAGACAAGCTTGGCCTGCACCGTTTCAAGGCAGACGAAGCGTACCGTATCGGCGAGGGACTTGGTCCGGTAGCGGCTTATCTGAGCATCGACGAAATCATTCGCGTCGCAAAGGAATCCGGCGCCGACGCTATTCACCCCGGTTACGGCCTACTGTCGGAAAACCCCGACTTCGTGGATGCCTGCGAAGCCAACGGCATCACGTTCATCGGCCCCAAAGCCGCCACCATGCGTGCACTCGGCGACAAAGCCTCGGCCCGCAAAGTTGCGATTGAGGCAGGCGTACCCGTCATTCCAGCGACCGAAGTGCTGGGCGACGATATGGACGCCATCAAGAAGGAAGCCGCCGAAATCGGCTATCCCCTGATGCTCAAAGCGTCTTGGGGCGGCGGTGGACGCGGCATGCGTCCGATCTTCTCCGAAGATGAAGTCGAAGAAAAAGTGCTGGAAGGCCGCCGCGAAGCCGAAGCCGCTTTCGGCAATGGCGAGGGTTATCTGGAAAAGATGATCACCCGTGCCCGCCACGTTGAGGTCCAGATTCTCGGTGATCAGCAGGGCAACATCTACCACCTGTATGAGCGCGACTGTTCCGTGCAGCGTCGCAACCAAAAGGTCGTCGAGCGCGCGCCCGCACCGTACCTCTCAGAAGCGCAGCGGGAAGAGATCTGCGAACTTGGTCGCAAAATCTGCGCCCATGTGAACTACGAATGCGCCGGCACCGTCGAGTTCCTGATGGATATGGAAACCGGCAAATTCTACTTCATCGAGGTAAACCCGCGCGTACAGGTGGAACACACTGTTACCGAGGAAGTCACCGGCATCGACATTGTTCAGGCGCAAATCCTGATCGCCGAAGGCAAATCCATTGCCGAAGCCACCGGCAAGGCCTCCCAGTATGACATTCGTCTGAATGGACACGCGCTTCAGACAAGGATCACCACCGAAGATCCGCAGAACAACTTTATTCCGGACTATGGCCGTATCACCGCGTATCGTTCGGCAACTGGCATGGGCATCCGCCTGGACGGGGGCACCGCCTACTCCGGGGGTGTGATCACCCGCTACTATGACTCACTTCTGGTGAAAGTCACCGCGCACGCGCCGACACCTGAAAAGGCCATCGCGCGCATGGATCGCGCCCTGCGCGAATTCCGCATCCGCGGCGTCTCTACCAACATCGCGTTTGTCGAAAACCTGCTCAAGCACCCGACCTTCCTGAACAACCAGTACACCACCAAGTTCATTGACGAGACGGACGATCTCTTCAACTTCAAGAAGCGTCGCGACCGCGGCACCAAGGTCCTGACCTACATTGCCGACATCTCGGTGAACGGGCACCCGGAAACCACCGACCGTCCAGCACCTGCCGCCGATCTCAAAGAACCGGTTGCACCCGCCAAAAAAGCAGAGCCCGCCTATGGCACGCGCAACCTTCTTGAAGAAAAAGGCGCGCAAGCAGTCGCAGACTGGATGAAGGCACAGAAACAACTGCTTCTGACCGACACGACAATGCGTGACGGGCACCAATCTCTTTTGGCGACCCGTATGCGCTCGATCGACATGATCAAAGTAGCGCCAACCTACGCCTCCAACCTTCCACAGCTGTTCTCGGTTGAATGTTGGGGGGGCGCGACCTTCGACGTCGCGTATCGCTTCCTTCAGGAATGCCCGTGGCAGCGCCTGCGCGATCTGCGTGCGGCCATGCCCAACCTGATGACGCAGATGCTTCTTCGTGCGTCCAACGGCGTGGGCTACACCAACTATCCCGACAACGTGGTGCAGGAGTTCGTCCGTCAGGCGGCCGAGACAGGCGTCGATGTCTTCCGCGTGTTTGACTCGCTCAACTGGGTCGAAAACATGCGTGTTGCGATGGATGCGGTGGTCGAAAGCGGCAAGGTCTGCGAAGGCACAATCTGCTACACGGGCGATCTGCTCGATCCGAACCGCGCTAAATACGACATCAACTACTATGTCTCCATGGCCAAGGAGCTCGAGGCGGCAGGCGCACACATTCTTGGCCTCAAGGATATGGCTGGCTTGCTGAAACCGGCCTCTGCAAGGGTACTGGTCAAGGCGCTCAAGGAAGAAGTCGGCTTGCCGATCCACTTCCACACCCACGACACATCCGGCATCGCCGGCGCGACCATTCTGGCGGCTGCCGAGGCCGGCGTGGATGCCGTGGACGCTGCAATGGACGCATTCTCTGGCGGCACCTCTCAGCCTTGCCTCGGCTCCATTGTGGAGGCCACGCGCAATACCGACCGCGACACCGGTCTGGATATCAAAGCCGTGCGCGAAGTGTCCGATTACTGGGAAGGCGTGCGCGCCCAGTATGCCGCCTTCGAAAGCGGGCTGGCTGCGCCGGCTTCAGAGGTCTACCTGCACGAAATGCCGGGGGGTCAGTTCACGAACCTCAAGGCCCAGGCGCGTAGCCTCGGGCTGGAAGAAAAGTGGAGCGAAGTGGCCCAGACATATGCCGACGTCAACCAGATGTTTGGCGACATCGTCAAAGTGACCCCGTCGTCCAAAGTGGTTGGCGACATGGCACTGATGATGGTCTCCCAAGGCCTAACCCGCGAAGAAGTAGAAGATCCGAAAACCGAACTGGCTTTCCCCGACTCGGTGGTGGACATGATGCGCGGCAACCTTGGCCAACCGCACGGCGGTTTCCCGTCCGCAATCATCGACAAGGTCCTGAAGGGCGAGAAACCCAACCTCGAGCGCCCCGGCAAACACCTCAAGCCAGTGGACCTTGAAGAGACTCGCGCCGAAGTGTCCAAGGAACTTGAAGGCTTTGACGTCGATGACGAGGATCTGAACGGGTACCTGATGTATCCGAAAGTCTTCTTGGATTATATGGGGCGCCACCGCCAATACGGCCCGGTCCGCGCCCTCCCAACACGCACTTTCTTCTATGGCATGGAACCCGGAGAAGAGATCACCGCAGAAATCGATCCCGGCAAGACGCTGGAGATCCGACTGCAGGCAATTGGCGAAACAGACGAGAACGGGGAGGTGAAAGTCTTCTTCGAACTCAACGGTCAACCTCGTGTGATCCGCGTTCCGAACCGTCTGGTCAAGGCGTCGACGGCGGCCCGTCCGAAAGCTGAGCTTGGCAACAAGAACCACATTGGCGCTCCGATGCCGGGTGTCGTCGCCTCGGTGGCCGTGTCAGTGGGACAGGAGGTCAAAGAAGGTGACATGCTTCTGACCATCGAAGCCATGAAAATGGAGACCGGCATCCACGCGGAACAGGACGCCAAGGTCAAGGCCGTGCACATCACGCCGGGCGGTCAGATCGACGCCAAAGACCTGCTCATCGAGCTCGAATAA
- a CDS encoding rhodanese-like domain-containing protein, with product MMDRRGFLLAGWALIVPNAGWAENTLSASEAHVRLRSGELILIDLRTPEEWQETGVAEGAWPLDMREPEFGSWLLAAIERNPDKQVAIICRSGNRSGRMMSLLRDNGVEGVMDVSEGMLGGRRGPGWVPSGLPVVSAQTAFDAMPKDLVAK from the coding sequence ATGATGGATCGTCGTGGATTCTTGCTGGCGGGTTGGGCGCTGATCGTGCCGAATGCCGGTTGGGCCGAAAACACCCTAAGCGCGTCGGAGGCGCATGTACGGCTGCGGTCCGGTGAGTTGATCCTGATTGATCTGCGCACTCCGGAAGAATGGCAGGAAACCGGCGTCGCTGAGGGCGCTTGGCCGCTCGATATGCGCGAGCCGGAGTTTGGAAGCTGGCTGTTGGCGGCAATCGAACGCAACCCGGACAAGCAGGTCGCGATTATCTGTCGTTCGGGCAACAGGTCGGGCCGGATGATGTCGCTTCTTCGGGACAATGGTGTCGAGGGCGTTATGGACGTAAGCGAAGGCATGTTGGGGGGCAGGCGTGGACCGGGATGGGTGCCATCCGGATTGCCGGTCGTTTCCGCTCAAACAGCGTTTGACGCCATGCCGAAGGATTTGGTGGCAAAGTAG
- a CDS encoding alpha-hydroxy acid oxidase, with translation MDLHAKYPALSDLRSKAQSRIPKFVWEYLDSATGDERTKARNRAKLDEILFHPSILHGDITPDTSVDLLGQRYPLPVGMAPIGMSGLMWPNAEFSLARAAAAEGVPYCISTVATKTPEEMTPYLGENAWFQLYPPRDEGIRKDLLGRAKAAGFSTLVLTVDVPTASRRERQIRSGLTTPPRLTPRLLAQVAMRPAWALATARAGMPRMKLIDDYAEEVSGLSSTAHAGYLLRTSPDWDYLKWLRDHWDGPFVVKGVMRPGDAQRLDAAGVDALWLSNHAGRQFDASPATIEALPAIRAATNLPLIVDSGFETGLDILRALALGASFVFMGRGFHYALCALGDAGPAHLLDILRQDLAANMGQLGAETFDDLKSSLVD, from the coding sequence ATGGATTTGCACGCAAAATACCCCGCTCTGAGCGATCTGCGCAGCAAGGCGCAAAGCCGAATCCCCAAATTCGTTTGGGAATATCTGGACAGCGCCACAGGCGACGAGCGCACCAAGGCCCGCAACCGGGCAAAGCTCGACGAAATCCTGTTCCACCCCTCCATCCTTCATGGCGACATCACACCGGACACCTCAGTAGACCTGCTTGGCCAACGCTACCCCTTGCCTGTTGGAATGGCCCCGATCGGCATGTCCGGCTTGATGTGGCCCAACGCAGAGTTCTCTCTGGCCCGCGCGGCCGCGGCGGAGGGCGTCCCTTACTGCATTTCGACAGTGGCCACCAAAACGCCCGAAGAGATGACACCGTATCTGGGTGAAAACGCGTGGTTCCAGCTCTATCCTCCACGCGACGAGGGTATTCGCAAAGACCTGCTGGGCCGGGCAAAAGCGGCTGGGTTCTCCACACTGGTTCTTACGGTGGATGTGCCCACGGCTTCCCGCCGCGAACGGCAGATCCGCTCCGGCCTCACGACACCTCCGCGACTGACGCCCCGCCTTCTGGCACAGGTGGCCATGCGCCCGGCTTGGGCCTTGGCCACTGCCCGCGCGGGCATGCCGCGCATGAAACTGATTGACGACTATGCAGAAGAAGTCAGCGGCCTCAGCTCAACAGCCCACGCCGGCTATCTGTTGCGAACCTCGCCGGACTGGGATTACCTCAAATGGCTGCGCGACCATTGGGACGGTCCGTTTGTGGTCAAAGGTGTGATGCGTCCGGGCGATGCCCAGCGGCTTGATGCGGCTGGCGTAGACGCGCTTTGGCTCTCCAACCACGCTGGCCGCCAGTTTGATGCATCCCCGGCCACGATCGAAGCCCTGCCCGCCATCCGTGCAGCGACAAACCTGCCCTTGATTGTCGACAGCGGATTTGAAACCGGTCTGGATATCCTGCGGGCGTTGGCCTTGGGAGCAAGTTTCGTCTTCATGGGGCGCGGCTTTCACTATGCGCTCTGCGCGCTCGGCGACGCGGGCCCGGCTCATTTGCTGGACATCCTGCGACAGGACCTGGCGGCCAATATGGGGCAACTGGGCGCGGAAACCTTCGATGACCTGAAATCGAGTCTCGTGGACTAG
- a CDS encoding ATP-dependent helicase, translated as MSSFDDELDAFEGASLSARAMMARPTPYLDELNPAQREAVENLDGPVLMLAGAGTGKTKALTARIVHLLNMNKARPNEILAVTFTNKAAKEMKTRVGNMLGHQIEGMPWLGTFHAICVKLLRRHAELVGLKSNFAILDTDDQLRLLKQLVTAAGIDDKRWPARQLASLIDGWKNRALTPEKLPAADAGAYNHRGGELYAQYQARLKQLNACDFGDLLLHMVTIFQDHPDVLAQYQRWFRYILVDEYQDTNVAQYLWLRLLAQGHKNICCVGDDDQSIYGWRGAEVGNILRFEKDFPGAHVVRLEQNYRSTGNILAAASNVIRGNENRLGKELWTEADMGEKVRLIGHWDGEEEARWVGEEVEAMQRGTRGMGRKSLDDMAILVRASHQMRAFEDRFLTIGLPYRVIGGPRFYERMEIRDAMAYFRVVVSPEDDLAFERIVNTPKRGLGNVAQQKIQTCARNNGVSLLEGARILLEEKGIGGKGAKELGVLLDDIDRWRRQSVVPTVEVALDDDAVIDDGLTVEATRVQDGQPELSHIELAQVILDESGYTAMWQNDKTPEAPGRLENLKELVKALETFDNLQGFLEHVSLVLDNASEDAEEKVTIMTLHAAKGLEFPAVFLPGWEDGLFPSQRSMDENGLKGLEEERRLAYVGITRAEEICTISFAGNRRVFGQWQSQMPSRFIDELSEENVEVLTPPGLYGHQGGGSGGFSSGLEAKAAEANVYNSPGWKRMQARSGTYGMSQPKESKAAAIDMTAVSSFTIGDRVFHQKFGYGAVTEIEGDKLTVDFEKAGEKKVVARFVTAPDDVPF; from the coding sequence ATGAGCAGTTTTGACGACGAACTTGACGCCTTCGAAGGCGCTTCGCTGTCGGCACGCGCCATGATGGCGCGCCCGACGCCGTATCTTGACGAACTGAACCCCGCGCAGCGCGAGGCGGTCGAGAATCTCGACGGGCCTGTGTTGATGCTGGCCGGTGCCGGAACCGGCAAGACCAAGGCGCTCACGGCACGGATTGTGCATCTGCTGAATATGAACAAGGCGCGCCCGAACGAAATTCTGGCAGTGACTTTTACCAACAAGGCCGCCAAGGAGATGAAAACCCGCGTCGGCAATATGTTGGGGCATCAGATCGAGGGCATGCCTTGGCTGGGCACATTCCATGCGATCTGTGTGAAGCTGTTGCGCCGCCATGCGGAGTTGGTTGGCCTCAAGAGCAACTTTGCCATTCTGGACACAGATGATCAGCTACGATTGCTCAAGCAACTGGTGACTGCGGCAGGCATTGATGACAAGCGCTGGCCTGCGCGGCAGTTGGCATCCCTGATCGATGGCTGGAAAAACCGGGCTTTGACGCCTGAAAAGCTGCCCGCTGCGGATGCTGGCGCTTACAACCATCGCGGCGGCGAGCTTTATGCGCAGTATCAAGCGCGTTTGAAACAGTTGAATGCCTGCGACTTTGGCGACCTGCTTTTGCATATGGTCACGATTTTTCAGGATCATCCGGATGTATTGGCGCAATACCAGCGTTGGTTCCGCTACATTCTGGTCGACGAGTATCAGGATACCAACGTCGCACAGTATCTGTGGCTGCGCCTGTTGGCGCAGGGGCACAAGAATATCTGTTGTGTGGGCGACGACGACCAGTCGATCTATGGTTGGCGTGGCGCTGAAGTGGGCAACATCCTGCGGTTTGAGAAAGACTTTCCGGGCGCACATGTTGTGCGGCTTGAACAGAATTACCGCTCGACCGGCAACATTCTGGCGGCGGCTTCCAACGTCATTCGCGGCAATGAAAACCGGTTGGGCAAGGAGCTTTGGACCGAAGCTGACATGGGCGAGAAGGTACGCCTGATCGGGCATTGGGACGGCGAGGAAGAAGCGCGCTGGGTCGGGGAAGAGGTTGAAGCGATGCAGCGCGGCACGCGTGGCATGGGCCGCAAATCTCTTGACGACATGGCGATACTGGTACGGGCATCCCATCAGATGCGCGCCTTTGAAGACCGGTTCCTGACCATCGGTTTGCCATATCGTGTGATCGGCGGGCCGCGGTTTTACGAGCGCATGGAGATTCGCGATGCGATGGCCTATTTCCGCGTGGTTGTCTCTCCCGAGGATGATCTGGCGTTTGAGCGGATTGTGAACACGCCAAAGCGCGGACTTGGCAATGTGGCGCAGCAGAAAATCCAGACGTGCGCGCGCAACAATGGTGTGAGCCTTTTGGAAGGCGCGCGAATTTTGCTTGAGGAAAAAGGCATTGGCGGAAAAGGCGCCAAAGAACTTGGAGTTTTGCTGGATGACATAGACCGTTGGCGGCGCCAAAGCGTGGTCCCGACTGTCGAGGTGGCGTTGGATGACGACGCGGTGATTGACGACGGTTTGACTGTGGAAGCGACCCGTGTGCAAGACGGTCAACCGGAATTGAGCCACATCGAGCTGGCACAGGTGATCCTTGATGAATCCGGCTATACTGCGATGTGGCAGAACGACAAAACACCGGAAGCACCCGGACGGCTGGAGAACCTGAAGGAGCTGGTCAAAGCCCTGGAAACATTTGACAATCTCCAGGGGTTTCTTGAGCACGTGAGCCTTGTTCTGGACAATGCGAGCGAAGACGCCGAAGAAAAAGTCACCATCATGACCCTGCATGCGGCCAAGGGACTCGAGTTCCCTGCGGTGTTCCTTCCGGGCTGGGAGGACGGGTTGTTCCCGTCGCAAAGGTCGATGGATGAAAACGGGCTCAAGGGGCTCGAGGAAGAGCGGCGGCTGGCCTATGTGGGCATTACGCGTGCCGAAGAAATCTGTACGATCTCCTTTGCAGGGAACCGGCGGGTTTTCGGGCAATGGCAGAGCCAGATGCCAAGCCGGTTCATTGACGAATTGAGCGAGGAAAATGTCGAGGTGCTGACTCCGCCGGGGCTGTATGGCCATCAGGGTGGTGGAAGTGGCGGCTTTTCGTCTGGACTGGAAGCCAAGGCGGCTGAGGCGAATGTCTACAACTCGCCCGGTTGGAAACGGATGCAAGCACGGTCTGGGACCTATGGCATGAGCCAACCCAAGGAAAGCAAGGCGGCGGCAATCGATATGACGGCGGTCAGCAGCTTCACCATTGGGGATCGGGTGTTCCATCAAAAGTTTGGCTATGGCGCCGTGACAGAGATTGAGGGCGACAAGCTGACTGTGGACTTTGAGAAGGCGGGAGAGAAGAAGGTCGTGGCCCGCTTTGTGACCGCGCCTGACGACGTGCCGTTTTAG
- a CDS encoding glutathione S-transferase family protein, whose product MIFYDCATAPSPRRARMLIAEKGIEVETRQVDLRNDAHRQPEFLAINPNGTVPVLVTEEGTVLSENIAIAGYLEAAFPEPPMMGMTPDEKGKILMWNAICEFHAGMAIAEALRNSTPALKGRALPGAVDYEQIPALAERGILRLSRFFETLETRLNESAYLAGDAFSMADITGFVFCDFARIVKQGIPEENTASRAWFDTIKARPSAGL is encoded by the coding sequence ATGATTTTTTACGACTGCGCCACAGCGCCGAGCCCGCGCCGGGCGCGTATGTTGATTGCCGAGAAGGGAATTGAAGTTGAAACGCGTCAGGTGGACTTGCGCAACGACGCCCATCGCCAACCCGAGTTTCTTGCGATCAATCCGAATGGGACTGTTCCCGTTCTGGTGACCGAAGAGGGAACGGTTCTGTCCGAGAACATTGCCATTGCGGGCTACCTTGAAGCCGCATTCCCAGAGCCGCCGATGATGGGAATGACGCCCGACGAGAAAGGTAAGATCCTGATGTGGAATGCGATTTGCGAATTCCACGCCGGCATGGCAATTGCCGAAGCTCTGCGCAATTCGACGCCTGCGCTCAAGGGGCGCGCTTTGCCCGGGGCAGTGGACTACGAGCAAATTCCGGCCCTTGCTGAGCGCGGAATACTACGGCTCAGCCGGTTCTTTGAGACGCTGGAGACCCGTTTGAATGAAAGCGCCTATCTGGCGGGAGATGCGTTCTCGATGGCGGATATCACCGGCTTCGTATTCTGTGATTTCGCCCGGATAGTGAAGCAAGGCATTCCCGAAGAAAACACGGCCTCCCGTGCCTGGTTCGACACGATCAAGGCGCGCCCAAGTGCGGGTTTGTAG
- a CDS encoding quinone oxidoreductase family protein has product MAKAIVIREHGASDVLRYEDITLAAPAAGQLRLRQTAIGVNFHDVYVRSGLYKTLPLPGTPGCEAVGIVEDIGTGVEGFAIGDRVAYVSSAYGAYASHRLLDASLAIKVPAGLPDGLVATNLLRAMTVDMLIAQVCRVKQGDTILVQAAAGGVGRLLSQWASHLGATVIGTVGTAEKAKQAKASGCAHTILYRETDFVEAVGNLTRGQGVDVVFDSVGKDTFYGSLEALKPTGHLVNFGQSSGPVAPLEMPQLAAKSLTVSRPILFHYTANPSAYQEMAKAAFDAFSKGFLTADTATSIPLQAAPDAHALLENRSGGGAVMLVP; this is encoded by the coding sequence ATGGCGAAGGCAATTGTAATCCGCGAACACGGCGCATCGGACGTTCTGCGGTACGAAGACATCACCCTTGCCGCCCCCGCTGCCGGTCAACTGCGCCTTCGCCAAACGGCGATAGGCGTCAATTTCCACGACGTCTATGTGCGCTCCGGCCTTTACAAAACCCTCCCTCTACCCGGCACCCCCGGCTGCGAGGCGGTGGGCATTGTCGAAGATATCGGCACCGGCGTTGAAGGCTTCGCCATTGGCGACCGTGTGGCCTATGTCAGCAGTGCCTACGGCGCTTATGCATCTCATCGGCTACTGGACGCATCTCTGGCAATAAAAGTACCTGCGGGTCTTCCGGACGGCCTCGTTGCGACGAATCTTCTACGTGCAATGACCGTGGACATGCTCATCGCACAGGTATGCCGTGTGAAGCAGGGGGACACGATTCTGGTGCAGGCCGCGGCTGGCGGCGTCGGACGCCTGCTGTCGCAATGGGCATCCCACCTCGGAGCAACCGTGATCGGCACAGTGGGGACCGCCGAAAAAGCAAAACAAGCCAAAGCTTCGGGTTGCGCCCACACAATTCTTTACCGTGAAACCGATTTCGTGGAAGCCGTAGGGAACCTGACACGCGGCCAGGGCGTCGACGTCGTTTTCGATTCGGTGGGCAAAGACACGTTCTACGGCTCTCTCGAAGCGCTCAAACCGACGGGGCATCTGGTAAATTTCGGCCAGTCCTCGGGCCCGGTCGCTCCTCTGGAGATGCCACAACTCGCGGCAAAATCCTTAACGGTGAGCCGCCCGATTCTATTTCACTACACGGCAAATCCGTCCGCCTACCAGGAAATGGCAAAAGCCGCGTTCGATGCCTTTTCCAAAGGTTTCCTGACAGCGGACACGGCCACCTCCATCCCTCTCCAAGCAGCTCCAGACGCGCATGCGCTGCTGGAAAACCGCTCAGGCGGAGGCGCCGTAATGCTTGTGCCCTAA